From the Castor canadensis chromosome 9, mCasCan1.hap1v2, whole genome shotgun sequence genome, one window contains:
- the Hpse gene encoding heparanase isoform X1: MRASREAGRERSERWEGCRGGAAGCRARREGAPERAWARGTRGPGEAREGDARWARCCRGCGCCCSWGHSVPCPLAPRLEPHRPTTWWSWSSPPSGRCTCSPKLRTLARGLSPAYLRFGGTKTDFLIFDPKKEPTFEERSYWQSQVNQGICKPGSFPSDVEKRLQLEWPLQEQLLLKEQYEKRFKNSTYSRSSVDMLYTFANCSGLNLIFGLNALLRTADLQWNSSNAQLLLDYCSSKNYNISWELGNEPNSFWKKAGVFVNGSQLGEDFVALRKLLGKFTFKSAKIYGPDIGQPRGKTVKLLTSFLKAGGDVIDSMTWHHYYLNGRIATKEDFLNPDVLDTFILSVQKIFQVVEETRPSKKVWLGETSSAYGGGAPFLSNTFAAGFMWLDKLGLSAQMGIEVVMRQVLFGAGNYHLVDQNFEPLPDYWLSLLFKKLVGSTVLMASVKGAERSKLRVYLHCTDASHPRYQEGDITLYALNLYNVTKRLQLPRHLFNKKVDKYLVKPSGPDGLLSKSVQLNGQTLKMVDDQTLPALSEKALRPGSALGLPPFSYGFFVIRNAKVAACI; the protein is encoded by the exons ATGCGAGCGAGCCGGGAGGCAGGGCGGGAGAGGAGCGAGCGGTGGGAGGGATGCAGGGGAGGAGCGGCGGGATGCAGGGCGCGGCGGGAGGGTGCGCCGGAGCGGGCGTGGGCCCGCGGGACCCGGGGACCCGGGGAAGCGCGCGAGGGCGACGCCAGGTGGGCGCGATGCTGCCGGGGCTGCGGCTGCTGCTGCTCTTGGGGCCACTCGGTGCCCTGTCCCCTCGCGCCCAGGCTGGAGCCGCACAGGCCGACGACGTGGTGGAGCTGGAGTTCTCCACCCAGCGGCCGCTGCACCTG TTCTCCAAAGCTTCGTACTTTGGCCAGAGGCTTATCTCCTGCATACTTAAGATTTGGTGGCACCAAGACAGACTTCCTAATTTTTGATCCCAAGAAGGAGCCAACCTTTGAAGAGAGAAGTTACTGGCAATCTCAAGTCAACCAGG GTATTTGCAAACCTGGATCCTTCCCTTCTGATGTGGAAAAAAGGCTACAGTTGGAATGGCCCCTCCAGGAGCAGCTGCTGCTCAAAGAACAGTATGAGAAACGGTTTAAGAACAGCACCTACTCAC GAAGCTCAGTGGATATGCTGTATACTTTTGCAAATTGCTCAGGGCTGAATTTGATCTTTGGTCTAAATGCATTACTGAGAACAGCAGATTTGCAGTGGAACAGTTCTAACGCTCAGTTGCTCCTGGACTACTGCTCTTCCAAGAATTACAACATTTCATGGGAACTAGGCAACG AGCCTAACAGTTTCTGGAAGAAGGCTGGTGTGTTCGTCAACGGATCACAGTTAGGAGAAGATTTCGTTGCGTTACGGAAGCTTCTAGGGAAGTTCACTTTCAAAAGCGCGAAAATTTATGGACCTGATATTGGCCAGCCCCGGGGAAAGACAGTGAAGTTGCTAACGAG TTTCCTGAAAGCTGGTGGGGACGTGATTGACTCAATGACATGGCATCA CTATTATTTGAATGGACGCATTGCTACCAAAGAAGATTTTCTAAACCCTGATGTGCTGGACACTTTTATTTTATCTGTGCAAAAAATTTTCCAG GTGGTGGAGGAAACCAGACCCAGCAAGAAGGTATGGCTGGGGGAAACCAGCTCTGCCTACGGAGGTGGGGCGCCCTTCTTGTCCAACACTTTTGCTGCTGGCTTCAT GTGGCTCGATAAACTGGGCCTCTCAGCCCAAATGGGCATAGAAGTGGTGATGAGGCAGGTGTTATTTGGAGCCGGAAACTATCATTTAGTGGACCAAAACTTTGAACCATTACCG GATTATTGGCTGTCTCTTCTGTTCAAGAAACTGGTGGGCAGCACTGTGCTCATGGCAAGTGTGAAAGGTGCAGAAAGAAGCAAACTACGCGTGTACCTTCACTGCACAGATGCCAGCCA TCCAAGGTATCAAGAAGGAGATATAACTCTGTATGCCTTAAACCTCTATAATGTCACCAAGCGCTTGCAGTTACCACGTCACTTATTTAACAAAAAAGTGGATAAGTACCTTGTAAAAccttcaggacctgatggattactTTCCAA
- the Hpse gene encoding heparanase isoform X2, protein MQGAAGGCAGAGVGPRDPGTRGSARGRRQVGAMLPGLRLLLLLGPLGALSPRAQAGAAQADDVVELEFSTQRPLHLVSPAFLSFTIDANLATDPRFLTFLGSPKLRTLARGLSPAYLRFGGTKTDFLIFDPKKEPTFEERSYWQSQVNQGICKPGSFPSDVEKRLQLEWPLQEQLLLKEQYEKRFKNSTYSRSSVDMLYTFANCSGLNLIFGLNALLRTADLQWNSSNAQLLLDYCSSKNYNISWELGNEPNSFWKKAGVFVNGSQLGEDFVALRKLLGKFTFKSAKIYGPDIGQPRGKTVKLLTSFLKAGGDVIDSMTWHHYYLNGRIATKEDFLNPDVLDTFILSVQKIFQVVEETRPSKKVWLGETSSAYGGGAPFLSNTFAAGFMWLDKLGLSAQMGIEVVMRQVLFGAGNYHLVDQNFEPLPDYWLSLLFKKLVGSTVLMASVKGAERSKLRVYLHCTDASHPRYQEGDITLYALNLYNVTKRLQLPRHLFNKKVDKYLVKPSGPDGLLSKSVQLNGQTLKMVDDQTLPALSEKALRPGSALGLPPFSYGFFVIRNAKVAACI, encoded by the exons ATGCAGGGCGCGGCGGGAGGGTGCGCCGGAGCGGGCGTGGGCCCGCGGGACCCGGGGACCCGGGGAAGCGCGCGAGGGCGACGCCAGGTGGGCGCGATGCTGCCGGGGCTGCGGCTGCTGCTGCTCTTGGGGCCACTCGGTGCCCTGTCCCCTCGCGCCCAGGCTGGAGCCGCACAGGCCGACGACGTGGTGGAGCTGGAGTTCTCCACCCAGCGGCCGCTGCACCTGGTGAGTCCCGCGTTCCTGTCCTTCACCATCGACGCCAACCTGGCCACCGACCCGCGGTTCCTCACCTTCCTGGG TTCTCCAAAGCTTCGTACTTTGGCCAGAGGCTTATCTCCTGCATACTTAAGATTTGGTGGCACCAAGACAGACTTCCTAATTTTTGATCCCAAGAAGGAGCCAACCTTTGAAGAGAGAAGTTACTGGCAATCTCAAGTCAACCAGG GTATTTGCAAACCTGGATCCTTCCCTTCTGATGTGGAAAAAAGGCTACAGTTGGAATGGCCCCTCCAGGAGCAGCTGCTGCTCAAAGAACAGTATGAGAAACGGTTTAAGAACAGCACCTACTCAC GAAGCTCAGTGGATATGCTGTATACTTTTGCAAATTGCTCAGGGCTGAATTTGATCTTTGGTCTAAATGCATTACTGAGAACAGCAGATTTGCAGTGGAACAGTTCTAACGCTCAGTTGCTCCTGGACTACTGCTCTTCCAAGAATTACAACATTTCATGGGAACTAGGCAACG AGCCTAACAGTTTCTGGAAGAAGGCTGGTGTGTTCGTCAACGGATCACAGTTAGGAGAAGATTTCGTTGCGTTACGGAAGCTTCTAGGGAAGTTCACTTTCAAAAGCGCGAAAATTTATGGACCTGATATTGGCCAGCCCCGGGGAAAGACAGTGAAGTTGCTAACGAG TTTCCTGAAAGCTGGTGGGGACGTGATTGACTCAATGACATGGCATCA CTATTATTTGAATGGACGCATTGCTACCAAAGAAGATTTTCTAAACCCTGATGTGCTGGACACTTTTATTTTATCTGTGCAAAAAATTTTCCAG GTGGTGGAGGAAACCAGACCCAGCAAGAAGGTATGGCTGGGGGAAACCAGCTCTGCCTACGGAGGTGGGGCGCCCTTCTTGTCCAACACTTTTGCTGCTGGCTTCAT GTGGCTCGATAAACTGGGCCTCTCAGCCCAAATGGGCATAGAAGTGGTGATGAGGCAGGTGTTATTTGGAGCCGGAAACTATCATTTAGTGGACCAAAACTTTGAACCATTACCG GATTATTGGCTGTCTCTTCTGTTCAAGAAACTGGTGGGCAGCACTGTGCTCATGGCAAGTGTGAAAGGTGCAGAAAGAAGCAAACTACGCGTGTACCTTCACTGCACAGATGCCAGCCA TCCAAGGTATCAAGAAGGAGATATAACTCTGTATGCCTTAAACCTCTATAATGTCACCAAGCGCTTGCAGTTACCACGTCACTTATTTAACAAAAAAGTGGATAAGTACCTTGTAAAAccttcaggacctgatggattactTTCCAA